The following nucleotide sequence is from Bacteroidota bacterium.
GCAGATTCAAATCCCGACTTTGATCATGATGAATTTGTTCCCCGCTGGGCAAAAGAAGTGGTCTGGTATCAGATATTTCCTGAGAGGTTTTACAATGGTGATACAACCAACGACCCTACTGTTGATGACATTGCCGGTGCCGATCCGCAGGAGCTTCCGGAGTTCTGGCAGATTCACCCATGGACCAGCGACTGGTATGAACTCAAGCCTTATGAATTGCAAAACAAAAAAGTGCCACTTTACCGTTATCAGCTGCGCCGACGCTACGGGGGCGATATTCAGGGCATAATCGAGAAACTTGATTACCTGAAGGATTTTGGAATTACTGCCATTTATTTTAATCCTTTGTTCGATGCTCCTTCGCTGCACAAATACGATGGTGCCAGTTATCACCATATCGACCCGAATTTTGGCCCCGACCCTAAAAGTGACCGCGAGCTAATGAAGACTGAAAACCCCATCGACCCATCGACCTGGGTATGGACCAGTGCCGACGAGCTGGCACTTAAAATGATTCAGGAAGCACATAAGCGAGGAATGCGGGTGATATTCGACGGTGTGTTCAATCACATGGGCATCAACAGTTTTGCTTTTAAGGATGTAGTAGAAAAACAACAAGACTCACCTTACAAAGACTGGTTTATCATAAAAAGCTGGAACAATGACAGTACAGGCGAAAAATTTGCATTCAATGGTTGGTTTGGCGTGCAGTCGCTGCCCGAGTTGAAAGAAGACAGCAGCGGCATCGTAAAAGGACCAAAAGAATACATTTTTGCTGCCACAGAGCGTTGGATGAATCCTAAAGGCCAGGGCATAGAAAACGGTATCGACGGTTGGAGGCTCGATGTAGCTTTCTGTGTGTCGCATAATTTCTGGAAAGATTGGAGAAAGCATGTGCGCTCTATCAATCCGACAGCATACCTTACTGCCGAAATTGTGGACAAACCAGAAGTAGTGAAAGCTTATCTGCAAGGCGATGAGTTTGACGGGGAAATGAACTATAATTTTGCCTTTACCTGCATGGAGTATTTTATTAACCCCGATAGCATGCGTATCTCGGCTTCGGAATTCGACCAAAAGCTCAAAGAAATGCGTGATATGTACCCCTCAGGAGTTGCCTATGTACTTCAAAACCTTTATGGAAGTCATGATGCCAACCGCTTAGCCTCGCACATTGTCAACCGTGGAATTTGGAATTATCGAGACTGGGGCAACTATTATGGCAAATCGCAGGTAGGATCGAATCCTTTCTACAATGTGAGTAAGCCAACTGCAGAAGATTATCAATTGCAAAAACTGTTGGTGATTATGCAGATGACTTATGTAGGAGCACCCATGGTATATTATGGCGAAGAAGTGGGTATGTGGGGCGGTAACGACCCAGACTGCCGCAAACCCATGATCTGGCCCGAGTTTAATTATGACGATGAGGTCTATAACCCCGATGGAACAACACGGGCAGCTGAGAAGGTGGAAGTGAATAATGATCTGTTTAACCATTACAATAAACTGATTGCCATACGCAACAGCCGAAAAGAATTGCAACTGGGCAGCTTTGAAACCTTGTTAACCGACAATGCTATGGATGTTTATGTTTTCAGCCGCGAGTATCAGGGCAAACAAACAATCGTAGCATTCAATAATTCTTCAGAGCCGGTAAAAATTCAAACTGCCCTGGCAACCGATAAAACATACAACGATCTCTTAAATGGTGGCAGCAGTAAGGCAAAGGACGGCCAATTGGCGCTTGAAATTCAACCTAAATGGGCGCTGGTACTGGCATCGGAATAAAATATTCGTAGTTCAGGTTTACAGTTAAACTGTTTTTTAAGTTAGGTTGAAGTTGGGGGCATGCTGAAAGGTATGCCCTCACTTTGTTAAATGCTCTCTTTTAAACAAAAAAAATCAACTTTATGTATAAAACCATTCAAGTTTGATTTTACTATATTTGCTCAATGTTCAATTGCGCAGCTGTGAATGATGTTTTTTGTATAAACATCTTCATGGAAATTGGCAATAGGTAGTTTAAATAAAAATCGAAAGCAATGGTACTTCAATTCATTCTTTTATCAATTGGATTTGCAGTTTTAATAAAAGGGGCAGATTGGCTTGTGAATGGCTCCGTTTCCATTGCCAGACATTATAAAGTTTCGGAATTGATTATTGGCTTAACCATTGTCGCCTTTGGCACATCATCACCCGAACTGGTTGTGAATATTATCTCATCGATAAAAGGCTATTCCGACATTACCATGGGAAATATCGTGGGAAGTAACATTTTTAATCTCATGTTCATTTTAGGTATATCAGGTCTTGTATTTCCTCTTATAGTGAATATAAAAACGATTTGGAACGAAATACCCTTTTCGTTACTGGCCGCTGTGATGATTCTAATTTTAGCAAATATCGCCTTCTATCCGAATGAAATTAAGATGATTGACCGCATAGAGGCTGCGATTCTGCTAATAAGCTTTGCTTTTTTTATGTTTTATATTTTTCGCGACATAAAAAAAAACAAAGTAACCTACGACTCAGATGTCAAAAAGATAAAACCATCTATAGCCGGTTTATTGATTCTTATTGGCCTTGCCTTTCTAGTAGTTGGAAGTAAACTAGTGGTAGACAGCGCAGTGAAAATCGCTCAGTATTTAGGTGCCAGCGAAAAGCTCATAGGTGTCACCATTATTTCAGCCGGCACCTCCCTGCCCGAATTGGTAACTTCTGTTGTGGCTGCCATCCGCAAGAAAAGCGACATTGCCATAGGCAATGTCATCGGTTCTAATATCTTCAATATTTTCTTTATTCTGGGTATAAGCGCACTCATTAGGCCAATCCGATACAATCCATCGTTTAATTTCGATATCTTGTTACTGAGTGTTGCTACCATTGTGCTCTTTCTATTTATGTTTAGCGGAAAAAGACACAAACTCGACCGATGGGAGTCGGGCATCCTGCTACTAGGCTACATTGGATACATCACATACCTGCTTGCTTAAACTAGCTCAATGGAGGCAAATTTTTGAGAGGTTTACAAATTGTTCAAGAAAACATAAAAATTGCTATTCAATACCCATTTTAGTTACAATCGGATCACCACCCAAGATTGAGTAGGAAGAGCGCGATAAATGGCACGAAGTTCATCCATTGGGATTTCCAAAGTAAGTGTTGGATAGAAATCGTGCTTTTGTATCTTCATGAAGTTATTCAGTCCAAACTGAACATCGTTGTGGATAATGTGCGAGTAAAACTTGAAATGCTCCCACTTATCTTCAAAGCTCACTCTCCTATCCTGTTCCAGAATTACCCGGATTCCATAATTAAGTTCCATAAGAAGAAAAGCCGGTTTTTGCACCAAGGTATCGGGTTGATAAGCGTTGGCTGCTGCTTCAATGGTATCTTTAGGCGCCTGCCTTTCTACTATGGGTTCTTTCACAATGGTTGCAAACTGGGTTTGTATGGCAATAGGCTCATTAAATAACCAGGCATACTGTAGATTCGATACCTTGTCCAGCAGTGCATCACGTTTTATTTTCAAGGCTTTGCTTTCGTGAATCTTAACCCCTTTGATATACAAGCAGACAGTACTGTCAGGGAGATTGATTACCAGTTGAATGGAATCGTTTTCGGCAAGTTTTAGCAATGCTTCTTTGTAAACTCTTTCCTTTAGCAATGGAGTAATATCCTGATGATTCAGAATGCTGTCGAAGCCTGTTACAAGAATCGAATCAGAATTTACTAAACCTTCAAGAGAAGCTTTCTTATGCAGGGGAGCTATTGCAAGACTAATAAGGAAAGAGAATAGCACAAGCACAAATAAAACCAAAAACCATCGAATTATAATTCGCCAGAGGTTGCCTTTCATATCGTCGAAGTTAATTTTTTAATATATATATACTTTCGAACCTACAGCCATTGAATTGTATATCAGTTTCAGATTCTCGTCGTTTAACCGGATACATCCGTGAGTAACCGGAAGACCGAGAAATCGTTGATACAATGTGCCATGAATCAGGTAGCCTTGTCCAAGGCTCAGGGCATAATCGCCAAGAACCCCATATTCGAAGCGTGTATGATGATTAGCCGATGGAACTGGCATTCCTTCCTCCACAAAAGCCCAGTCTGGCTTTTTCCATACCGGCGAAGTCGTTTTTCCATGAATCCGGAATTCGCCCTTTGGTGTTTTAAACATCCATTGCTGCTGATCGCCGGCTTTTAAAAGTACATAGCTTCCGGTTGAACATTTATCCTTTTTCAATTGGGCATTTCCCTTGTACAAAACAAATTCGTTCGAAGAACTGTTGATTACCAAATAGTAAGAACGTGGCACCTTCGAGGCAAGTTTTTTATCGATTTTTGCTATCTCTTTGCTTATTGATTTTTTGGCTTTATCAATTTTATCCTGTTCGGTCAGCACAGTTACACTTTTCTCAAAAGGCGCTTGCAAGAGTATATTTCTCACCAGTAGAGGAACCGAAACCAGAACCACTAATACCAAAACAGGTTTATAAATGGCAAGCAGAAACCTTTTAATTCCATTCCACACTACAAGAAAAAATCCCTTAATCTTTTCCAATCCTTTTTTAGCCCAATTTAATAACAACGCCTTCAAATCTGCTTCTGTCATATCTATTCCTCGTTTAATTGTTCCTTGGGAAAAATCTCTTTCAGTGGTTTCATTGAACCAACAATTGTGACTTTTGTACCCTCGCTGCAAGTCGCAAACAGTTTATCCATTTCGGAATCGGTCAGAGCCACACAACCATTTGTCCAATCAGCCCCTTTGCCACCATTCCCATGAATTTCTATAAGATTTCCAATTTTTGCACCCTTTGGCACCGTTCCATTCTTTTTGTTTTCTAAAAACCTTTTCTGATCATCCTCATTGGGGTAATCGAGCAAAAGTGCCTTGTGGTATATGGTTGAGCCGTTGGTTAATTTTTTTACTATTTTATAATGCCCCTCAGGAGTTTTTTTATCGCCTTGTTGAATTTTTGTTCCTACCCAGTTTGGGCCCAGCTCTACATCGTATTGTTGTATTTCACGACCATTCTTGTAAACAAAACACTTGCGAGCAATTTTGTCTACAATAATGCATGTTGTTTTGTTTCGTCTCGAATAAGAAATGGTTTGGTTGACCCATTTTTTCCATTGCGAATAATTTTCGAAATAGGCTTCAATCTCAAATTTGTAAAATCCGTTCAGTTCATCAAAGATTTTTTGTGCGGCATCAAGTTTCACTTTGCAGGCATGATAATCGGCCTTTTCGTATAGCAAAATGCCTTCGTGCAAAAGAAGGTTGCATTTCACCAAGTTTTTTCTATCCTTTCGTTCGAATGGAAATTTGTCGTATTTTTTTTCAAAATCGTTGAGTTGTTCCTGAAGAGAAGATACTCTGACACCCAGTAGCTCTTCGGAGCTGGAAATTGCATTTCGGGTTTTGTGTATGGCAGTTTCAGCATAATCAAATGCCTCCAGGGCAAGCACTCGTGCTCTTTCGTAGTCGCGAAAAAGAAAAAATCGTTGATTCTCCTGTTGCCAGTAATACATTGCAGAATCGTAATAACTACTCGCAACCTTGTACGACTCACGCGCATATCGGGGTGAGCGTAACACATTGGCAACAGCTAGTTTTTTACGTGCCTCAGTAATCTCTTGATGAGGTGGTTCGATGCCCGAAGCAACAACTACCGTATACACAATCAAAGAGATAAATATAAGTGCAACCGCAAAAAACAAACGTCGTTTCATCAATCAATGCTTCGGTTATTTATAAAAAGCCCCGGTTGAATAACAACCGGGGCAATCAAAAAGATTTAAATGAACTGAAATATCTTACCTTCTGGCTTGGTATTTAGCAATTACATCGTTTAATTCGGTGTTGATTGAAGTTGCTTTGTCTTTAGCAGCTTTAGCTTTGTCAAGAGCACCAAGAAGATCGCCAGCGTCAAATGTAGCAGTAGCTTCAGCAACAGCCACTTCAATTGCATCAAGCTCGTCTTTCATAGCAGCAAGAGCAGCAGCACCTTCTTTACCTTTAGGAGCTTTTTTCAATAACTCGCGGTTGGTTGCGATAAGAGTAGTAGTTTCGGCAATGGTATTGGTTGCTTCCACTTTTACTTCTTCTTTGCGGGTTACAGCTTGTACTTTTACTTCTTGAGCAAGAGCAGTTACACCAGCAAGACCTTCGCTAACTTTTGTGTACTTTTTGAAAAGTTTTGATTTTTGCGCTTCAACTTCTACCATTACGGCGTTCATTGAATCTTGCACAGCAACAAAATTAGCAGGAACATACAAATCAGCTTGAACAGCTTTAGCTGAGTCAATAGCAGCATTAGCAGCGTCAATTTCAGCTTGTGGCAGTTTAGCACAACTTGTAAACAGAATAGCTGACATACTCAAAGCAGCAAGGCCAAGGAAAAGTTTGTTTTTCATCATCTTTAAATTTTAAGGTTGTTCGTTATGTTTGTATTTAATTTTCAGTTCTGCAAAGCTATATGAGATTTATTAACTATGCAAGAATAAAATTTTCGATATTTTGACGCAAAGAATACAATAAGTAACACAAAAAATAAAAAAAATTATTTCTCTGCCAATCAGTGCAATACAAACATTTTTTGGCTTAAGTTATTATCTTTGATAGAAATCGTATTCAAACTATCAGACAGCACAAAGGAATATGTCTCATGAAAGCCTGGTTTTGCTGAAGGATGAAGAACTGCTGGAAAGGATAAAAACCAAAGGTTCGTCGAAATATTTCGAAATCTTGTACGACAGATACTATTCTAAAGTATTTGCCAAGTGCTACAGTTTTGTTAAAGACCGCAAACTTGCAGAAGAGCTGGCAAGAGATATTTTTTCGAAATGTTTCGAAAAGCTTTCCTCCTTTAAGAACCTTTCTACATTTTCGTCGTGGCTATACTCGATCACTTACAACCACTGTATCGATTACCTGCGCGAAAAGAAAAAACTCCACTACCCCAACTGGAATAAAACCAACGAAATGCCTGAAATTGTAGACGAGACGGAGGAAAACCTTGAAGGCATCAATTACGAAAATTTCCTGCAAATTCTGGAACAAATACACCCCGAAGAAAAAGCGTTGTTGTTAATGAAATACAAGGACGACTTATCGATGAAACAAATTGGCGTGGCCTTGCGGATAAGCGAAGATGCAGCTAAAATGCGGCTTAAGAGGGCCCGTACCCGTGTCATTTATTTGTATCAGGAAAAATTCCAGAAAGAATGAATTATGTTACCTGGCATTATTCTTTCGTCATAAGCATGGAACAATAGTCAATTTGATTTTGGCAATTTTTTTAATCTACTCAATTGCCTTTTTTTATAGACTCCTCTTCCGATAGAAATAAGAAAGAATACTTGAACAAAAAGCAGAAAATACAAAAAATGGATAAGCCTAAACTCTATAAACGTATTCCCGACTTCTTCAGAAAAATACTCGAAGGTAGCAGCATCAAGCCTCCCGAGGTTTGCAGAAAAGCTTTCGAACAAAGTTTCTCAGATGCTTCTAATGTTGAGTGGCACAAACGCGGAAGCTGTTTTGAAGCCATTTTCTATAAAGAAAATCTTGAACACATCGCTTTATTCGATACACATGGAAACCTAACCGAGTACAAGCAGTTTATTCCCGAGGGTTTTTTGCCTGAAACGCTCAGAGAAAAAGCCGAGCTGAAAGGTGAAATTATGAACAGGCTGATTCGTAACAAAGGTAATACAATTGAATACGAGATAATTGTGCGCGACAAAGCACTCTTTCGCTATCAGCTCACCTTTTCTGATGTAGGCCAATTGCTGGAGGATAAAAGACTCTAGAACGTAGCCACTTCAAAAAATTCTCTTTGCAAAGTTATCCATAGCTCGCAGCTACAGATGTATTTTTACGGCCATTAATCCCCTAATGCTGTTATTACAAGGTCGTTAATTTAAAAAAGTTACCGTCATCGCAAGGAACGAATCAATCTCAAGGCCACAAGTCACAGACTTGCGGCAGTGGGGCTACAAATATAAAAATGCGTAGAAAATTAGCTCCGCTGAGCTCCCTTCGGTCGGTTCTACGCTTAGTCTCTTTTTTATTTGTTGGGCTTGTTATTATAATAAACTGCGCTCAGTTAGGCTAAACGCGCGTTAGTGGTTTACCAATAAGGTGCATAAAAAAAGCCCTGAATTTCTTCAGGGCTTTGCGGTCCGGACGGGACTCGAACCCGCGACCTCCGCCGTGACAGGGCGGCATTCTAACCAACTGAACTACCGAACCTTTACTAATATCGCTTGATCTATTCCGTAAAGCGTTGCAAAAATAGCGCTATTTTTCAATACAGCAAGCAATCTGCAAAAAATTTTATATCTCTTATAACTTTTATTTTACTTCAAGAGGAGCTTCTGCCAAAGCTGTCGAAAAAAAACGAAAAGACACTATTTATTCCGTTTGTCGAAAGATGCTAAAACAGACACTTCCGTAATTGCGCATTTCGAAAATTTTCGGGTGCGAATTAAAATTATTCCTTTTGCCATGCTCCAGAATAAACCATCCCTCTGGTTTTAGAAGACCTTTTTGAAAAACTTTTTCTGGCAACATATCCAAAGCTTTCAAGTCGTAGGGCGGATCTGCAAAAACAATATCATAGGTTTCGGTGCACTTTTCGATGAACCTGAACGCATCGGCTTTTACGGCGAAAAGGTTCTGCATCTCAAGGTTTTTTGCTGTTGTTCGTATAAAATCAAACGATTGGTAATTCAATTCAACAGAAGTCACTTTTATTGCACCACGAGAGGCGAATTCAAAACTAATACTGCCGGTACCAGAAAAAAGGTCTAGCACCTCAATCTCCTCAAAATCGAAATGGTTATGCAGGACATTAAAAATATTCTCCTTGGCAAAATCGGTCGTGGGGCGCGAAGGGAAATCTTTTCGTACCGGAATTGTGCGCCCTTTAAAATCGCCGCTTACAATACGCATTCCTAACTATTTAAAAGATAAAAATGCTCTGCCATTTGTTGCGGAGTGATTGAAGGACATTTTAGGTGTGCCAATTCTGGTAATCTTATGATTTTCACGTATGATTTGAGCTCCTTTTTCATTTCCTGGCAAGTCTTTGAATCTCCGAAAAGCGTCACACTGAGCGAATGTGTATCGATTTTTAATTGCTTCAGTGGGTAAAGGAAAAAGTATATAAAATCTAGGGCGTTAGCAAACTGAAATGAATTGTACAACAACAATTGCTTATCTTCAAAGACACCAATGTCAAAAAATCCTGCATTCAAGCCAACCAGAGCATAAAATCCTTTCTCCTGAAGGCTTAATCCATGACTTATCAATTTCACTGCCTGATGATTGAATTCCACTCCGGGTACTTTCGAATAAAACAAATTCGAAAGATAGTTGGGCATGGAAAAAACACAATAGGCTTCTAAGCTTTGGATATATTTGTAATGAAGCTCATCGTATTCACTAAGCGTATGATTAAACTCAAAAAAGCTGAGGATGTTTTCCGGTGCAAAGAATTCCTTTGGCACAAGAGTCACCTTCTGATGAATATAAGTAACCTCTGCTTTTAAATAGGATTCATTCAAATAAGTTTCGTTGTTGGTAATTTCTCCAACCTTACGAAAAAGCTCATCTTCGAGGTAGACATTTTTAAACGAATGGCTTTTCAAAAACAAACACTCACCGCTTTCGGCAGTTTTGCAGTAAATAGAAAATCCACCCAGGCTAACCTGGATGGATATTTCCTTTTTATCAATATTCTTAAAGTACGGATTTACAAATTGAATGTCGGGCATTTTTCTGATGGGTTATTTCTCCCAGTTTCCGGCATTGTTAGTTGTTTCTGTTAATGACCCCACACGTATTCCTTC
It contains:
- a CDS encoding RNA polymerase sigma factor, which codes for MSHESLVLLKDEELLERIKTKGSSKYFEILYDRYYSKVFAKCYSFVKDRKLAEELARDIFSKCFEKLSSFKNLSTFSSWLYSITYNHCIDYLREKKKLHYPNWNKTNEMPEIVDETEENLEGINYENFLQILEQIHPEEKALLLMKYKDDLSMKQIGVALRISEDAAKMRLKRARTRVIYLYQEKFQKE
- a CDS encoding glycoside hydrolase family 13 protein, yielding MNKLYAFIIVAVSFLLSNCQGNINADSNPDFDHDEFVPRWAKEVVWYQIFPERFYNGDTTNDPTVDDIAGADPQELPEFWQIHPWTSDWYELKPYELQNKKVPLYRYQLRRRYGGDIQGIIEKLDYLKDFGITAIYFNPLFDAPSLHKYDGASYHHIDPNFGPDPKSDRELMKTENPIDPSTWVWTSADELALKMIQEAHKRGMRVIFDGVFNHMGINSFAFKDVVEKQQDSPYKDWFIIKSWNNDSTGEKFAFNGWFGVQSLPELKEDSSGIVKGPKEYIFAATERWMNPKGQGIENGIDGWRLDVAFCVSHNFWKDWRKHVRSINPTAYLTAEIVDKPEVVKAYLQGDEFDGEMNYNFAFTCMEYFINPDSMRISASEFDQKLKEMRDMYPSGVAYVLQNLYGSHDANRLASHIVNRGIWNYRDWGNYYGKSQVGSNPFYNVSKPTAEDYQLQKLLVIMQMTYVGAPMVYYGEEVGMWGGNDPDCRKPMIWPEFNYDDEVYNPDGTTRAAEKVEVNNDLFNHYNKLIAIRNSRKELQLGSFETLLTDNAMDVYVFSREYQGKQTIVAFNNSSEPVKIQTALATDKTYNDLLNGGSSKAKDGQLALEIQPKWALVLASE
- a CDS encoding DUF3822 family protein; the encoded protein is MPDIQFVNPYFKNIDKKEISIQVSLGGFSIYCKTAESGECLFLKSHSFKNVYLEDELFRKVGEITNNETYLNESYLKAEVTYIHQKVTLVPKEFFAPENILSFFEFNHTLSEYDELHYKYIQSLEAYCVFSMPNYLSNLFYSKVPGVEFNHQAVKLISHGLSLQEKGFYALVGLNAGFFDIGVFEDKQLLLYNSFQFANALDFIYFFLYPLKQLKIDTHSLSVTLFGDSKTCQEMKKELKSYVKIIRLPELAHLKCPSITPQQMAEHFYLLNS
- a CDS encoding calcium/sodium antiporter — protein: MVLQFILLSIGFAVLIKGADWLVNGSVSIARHYKVSELIIGLTIVAFGTSSPELVVNIISSIKGYSDITMGNIVGSNIFNLMFILGISGLVFPLIVNIKTIWNEIPFSLLAAVMILILANIAFYPNEIKMIDRIEAAILLISFAFFMFYIFRDIKKNKVTYDSDVKKIKPSIAGLLILIGLAFLVVGSKLVVDSAVKIAQYLGASEKLIGVTIISAGTSLPELVTSVVAAIRKKSDIAIGNVIGSNIFNIFFILGISALIRPIRYNPSFNFDILLLSVATIVLFLFMFSGKRHKLDRWESGILLLGYIGYITYLLA
- a CDS encoding L,D-transpeptidase is translated as MTEADLKALLLNWAKKGLEKIKGFFLVVWNGIKRFLLAIYKPVLVLVVLVSVPLLVRNILLQAPFEKSVTVLTEQDKIDKAKKSISKEIAKIDKKLASKVPRSYYLVINSSSNEFVLYKGNAQLKKDKCSTGSYVLLKAGDQQQWMFKTPKGEFRIHGKTTSPVWKKPDWAFVEEGMPVPSANHHTRFEYGVLGDYALSLGQGYLIHGTLYQRFLGLPVTHGCIRLNDENLKLIYNSMAVGSKVYIY
- a CDS encoding L,D-transpeptidase family protein, which gives rise to MKRRLFFAVALIFISLIVYTVVVASGIEPPHQEITEARKKLAVANVLRSPRYARESYKVASSYYDSAMYYWQQENQRFFLFRDYERARVLALEAFDYAETAIHKTRNAISSSEELLGVRVSSLQEQLNDFEKKYDKFPFERKDRKNLVKCNLLLHEGILLYEKADYHACKVKLDAAQKIFDELNGFYKFEIEAYFENYSQWKKWVNQTISYSRRNKTTCIIVDKIARKCFVYKNGREIQQYDVELGPNWVGTKIQQGDKKTPEGHYKIVKKLTNGSTIYHKALLLDYPNEDDQKRFLENKKNGTVPKGAKIGNLIEIHGNGGKGADWTNGCVALTDSEMDKLFATCSEGTKVTIVGSMKPLKEIFPKEQLNEE
- a CDS encoding RsmD family RNA methyltransferase; this translates as MRIVSGDFKGRTIPVRKDFPSRPTTDFAKENIFNVLHNHFDFEEIEVLDLFSGTGSISFEFASRGAIKVTSVELNYQSFDFIRTTAKNLEMQNLFAVKADAFRFIEKCTETYDIVFADPPYDLKALDMLPEKVFQKGLLKPEGWFILEHGKRNNFNSHPKIFEMRNYGSVCFSIFRQTE